One window of the Pedobacter ginsengisoli genome contains the following:
- a CDS encoding tetratricopeptide repeat protein, producing the protein MRKLILILFFCYSSFLSLAQGNVDEGLAFQYYQQGQYHEASVLLEKLFNSTKNDTYFDLWYTSLIKLKKLEDAERIAKRLVKQNPKNLHYTMALARVYQEKGQIDAANKAYAETLNNLPADEFKIREVANIFYSFQAYDLAISTFLQGRKVLNNEKIFTYELLSIYRFKKDKNMLVQEYINALGQMPELLPQAESVLSTIFEDNADYLILQSALLKKIQKEPQTEIYTKLLIWQYLQQQEYELALRQLIAQDKRIKDDGGILFNAANTFVANQAYTTAIKAFEYLISKGKGNPYFLPAKVEMIDAKYQLVIAGQYDKKAITDLSTEYTQIISEYGKTVQTVFAMKKLANLQAYFLNDLSSAEKTLEDALTISGLSATETGQMKLELGDIYILTQQPWEAFLIYEQVAKQFENQAVGNEAHFRSAKLSFYQGNFAYAKSQADVLKASTSQLIANDALNLSLMISDNLQSKIDSNALKMYADAEMLQFRNLPTKALGKLDSIAIKFPDNGLADDILMAKSRIYIKTNDINNAVKVLKELIAQQSNSLWADDALFTLADLYEKNLKNNEEAKTLYQKLISDYPGSMFTTEARKRFRKLRGDNIGT; encoded by the coding sequence ATGAGAAAGTTAATCCTAATCTTATTCTTTTGTTATTCTAGCTTTCTTTCTTTAGCTCAAGGCAATGTTGATGAAGGACTAGCATTTCAATATTACCAGCAGGGACAGTATCACGAAGCCTCTGTTTTACTGGAAAAATTGTTCAATTCAACTAAGAATGATACTTATTTTGATCTCTGGTATACCTCCCTTATTAAGCTTAAAAAATTGGAAGACGCTGAAAGGATAGCAAAGAGACTAGTTAAGCAAAACCCAAAAAACTTACATTATACCATGGCCCTTGCTCGTGTTTATCAGGAAAAGGGACAAATAGATGCAGCAAATAAAGCATATGCAGAAACGTTGAACAATCTACCAGCTGATGAATTTAAAATCAGAGAGGTGGCTAATATATTTTATAGTTTTCAGGCCTATGACCTGGCCATATCTACCTTCTTACAAGGGAGGAAGGTTTTGAATAATGAAAAGATTTTCACTTACGAACTCTTAAGTATATATCGCTTTAAAAAGGATAAGAATATGCTTGTACAGGAATATATAAATGCACTTGGGCAAATGCCTGAATTATTGCCACAGGCAGAAAGTGTGTTATCTACAATTTTTGAAGACAATGCCGATTACCTCATTTTGCAGTCTGCATTACTAAAAAAAATACAGAAAGAACCTCAAACTGAAATTTATACCAAACTTTTAATTTGGCAATATCTCCAGCAGCAAGAATATGAATTGGCATTAAGGCAATTAATAGCTCAGGATAAACGTATTAAAGATGATGGAGGTATACTGTTCAACGCGGCCAATACTTTCGTTGCCAATCAGGCCTATACTACTGCTATAAAAGCCTTTGAATATCTTATAAGTAAAGGGAAGGGGAATCCATACTTTTTGCCTGCAAAGGTGGAAATGATAGATGCAAAGTATCAGTTGGTAATTGCAGGACAGTATGACAAAAAAGCAATTACTGATCTTTCTACAGAATACACTCAGATAATTTCTGAGTATGGAAAAACTGTTCAAACAGTTTTTGCAATGAAGAAACTAGCTAATTTACAAGCATACTTCCTTAATGATTTAAGCTCAGCCGAAAAAACTTTAGAAGATGCATTAACCATCTCTGGCCTATCAGCTACAGAAACTGGGCAAATGAAACTTGAACTTGGAGATATCTATATCTTGACGCAGCAACCTTGGGAAGCCTTTTTAATTTATGAACAAGTAGCTAAGCAATTTGAAAATCAGGCTGTAGGAAATGAGGCTCACTTCCGCTCAGCAAAACTTTCCTTTTATCAAGGTAATTTTGCCTACGCTAAATCACAGGCTGATGTTTTAAAAGCATCAACATCTCAATTAATTGCTAATGATGCATTGAATTTGAGTTTAATGATTTCAGATAATCTACAGTCTAAAATCGATAGCAATGCACTAAAAATGTATGCCGACGCCGAGATGCTTCAATTTAGAAATCTTCCTACAAAAGCTCTTGGAAAACTGGACAGCATTGCAATCAAATTTCCCGATAATGGTTTAGCAGATGATATATTAATGGCAAAATCAAGAATATACATTAAAACCAATGATATAAACAATGCTGTTAAGGTTCTTAAAGAACTTATAGCCCAACAAAGCAATAGTCTCTGGGCTGATGATGCTCTATTTACATTGGCAGACCTATATGAGAAAAACCTAAAGAATAACGAGGAAGCTAAAACCCTGTACCAGAAGCTAATTAGCGATTACCCTGGCAGTATGTTTACCACGGAAGCACGTAAACGTTTTAGAAAACTTCGTGGAGATAATATTGGTACATAG
- a CDS encoding prolyl oligopeptidase family serine peptidase, giving the protein MPIDDFFKSQNRIGYRISPDARNLSYLKLEGRNQNLYVEDIETGKGKKITQLKEKSIIFYFWVSKDELIYYKETDPARRLSDIFIIDKDGNNERQLSNNKKSRIRVLDDQLMDDKYLLVSSNRRDSTVFDVYRLNVRNGEMEMAAKNPGNITDWTTDSEGKLRLATSSDGVNETLLYRESENEAFKPIVTNNFKNTLRPIAFAKNKLSIIYAISNVNRDKGALVEIDCKTGKEIKVLFGSETINITDAQYSRKKQKMSFVVYETWKKEKHFLDDSVKLIYNNLDKLLPKTETRIIDRDKAETVFIVRSFTDRNPGSYYLYFSEPRKIRKLSDFNSAINEKEMCEMKPISFISRDGLRIHGYLTLPLYKKAEGLPVVVLPHDGPVARNIWGYNPEVQFLANRGYAVFQVNYRGSTGYGKAFMTAGFKEWGCKIQHDINDGVKWLISEKIADPKRIGIYGSGFGGYIALNGLYSENKTYACGASNSAIINLFAYLKSIPPFLKPKLQMYYEVIGNPLTDVDRMRQSLRLCFRWIG; this is encoded by the coding sequence ATGCCTATCGACGATTTTTTTAAATCGCAAAATAGGATAGGCTATAGGATTTCACCGGATGCAAGAAATTTATCATATCTGAAATTAGAGGGGAGGAATCAAAATCTGTATGTTGAGGATATTGAGACGGGTAAAGGAAAAAAGATAACCCAGTTAAAGGAGAAGAGCATTATCTTTTATTTTTGGGTAAGTAAAGATGAGTTGATTTATTATAAAGAAACAGATCCTGCAAGAAGACTTTCTGATATATTCATTATTGATAAAGATGGAAATAATGAGCGGCAACTATCTAATAATAAAAAGAGTAGGATTAGGGTTTTGGATGATCAATTGATGGACGATAAATATCTACTGGTCTCATCTAACAGACGCGATTCAACAGTTTTTGATGTTTACCGTTTAAATGTTCGTAACGGGGAAATGGAGATGGCTGCAAAAAATCCTGGAAATATTACGGATTGGACAACGGATTCTGAAGGTAAACTAAGATTGGCAACAAGCAGTGATGGTGTAAATGAGACATTACTATATAGAGAAAGCGAAAATGAGGCTTTTAAACCAATAGTAACTAATAACTTTAAAAATACGTTAAGACCTATAGCATTTGCAAAAAATAAGCTTAGCATTATTTACGCTATTTCTAATGTTAACCGTGATAAAGGAGCATTAGTGGAGATTGACTGCAAGACAGGGAAGGAGATTAAAGTATTGTTTGGAAGTGAAACTATAAATATTACCGATGCTCAATATTCCAGAAAAAAACAGAAAATGTCCTTCGTTGTATATGAAACCTGGAAAAAGGAAAAGCATTTTCTGGATGATTCTGTAAAATTAATTTACAATAATCTTGATAAATTATTACCTAAAACAGAGACTAGAATAATTGACAGGGATAAAGCAGAAACCGTTTTCATAGTAAGATCATTTACTGATCGTAACCCTGGATCGTACTATCTTTATTTTTCTGAGCCTAGAAAAATACGAAAGTTGAGTGATTTCAATTCAGCTATTAATGAAAAGGAAATGTGCGAGATGAAACCTATCAGCTTTATATCAAGGGATGGACTGAGAATACATGGGTATTTAACTTTGCCTTTATACAAAAAAGCAGAGGGTTTGCCTGTGGTAGTACTGCCTCATGATGGCCCGGTTGCGAGAAATATTTGGGGGTATAATCCCGAAGTACAGTTTCTTGCAAATAGAGGTTATGCCGTTTTTCAAGTGAATTACAGAGGATCTACCGGATATGGAAAGGCTTTTATGACCGCTGGATTTAAAGAATGGGGATGTAAAATACAACATGATATTAATGATGGTGTTAAATGGTTGATTAGCGAAAAAATTGCAGATCCTAAAAGGATTGGAATATATGGAAGTGGCTTTGGTGGATATATTGCACTTAATGGTTTGTACTCGGAGAACAAGACTTATGCATGTGGTGCTTCAAATTCGGCGATCATTAATTTATTTGCTTATTTAAAATCAATACCGCCATTTTTAAAGCCGAAACTCCAAATGTATTACGAAGTTATAGGTAATCCTTTAACTGATGTAGATAGAATGCGTCAGTCTCTTCGCCTTTGTTTCAGGTGGATAGGATAG
- a CDS encoding alpha/beta hydrolase family protein codes for MDRIEKPLFIAQNTKDPNINARETIQFVKNLQKRNINVTYLENDGDPFNSKNDEGRQKLYTALESFLEVNLKKK; via the coding sequence GTGGATAGGATAGAGAAACCCTTGTTTATTGCCCAAAACACTAAAGATCCGAATATAAATGCCCGTGAAACAATACAGTTCGTTAAAAACCTTCAAAAGCGGAATATAAACGTAACTTATTTGGAAAATGATGGCGATCCATTCAATAGTAAAAATGACGAGGGTAGACAAAAACTCTATACTGCCCTTGAGTCATTTTTAGAAGTTAACCTAAAAAAGAAGTAA
- a CDS encoding sensor histidine kinase, which produces MSSEKKSGYRKNFPLILTFIILMLVLFMLSLLLAYRFSTKYIENQFVSEKVNVLEQSIRPYNDFFQKKLPEVSYYNGYLDSATASNFVDTVLLEYPFVSKVVFYDSEVKNTPVTDGLNIGRFSFGPKSIYQFGSLVPMDSVKLFSRDNTHNFIAGDDFNALALKLVTYIESLDTSRVPSQDELFSNFSNVRSNKITYLNIPRMDDLKMYKTMMRRALNPQPIYQQDMLSFQLDPYKIKIINSRPLLYQYIKIEPLTYDPLETSSLYVTTEITLPGPFSDYKLYFISSKSFIDKEILSYFLPIALGVLLFYSILVLVAFLIYRNLNINQKMFKLQYDFMNNLTHEFKTPVSVIKIAGNNIKSASNLTDRELKLYGKILDEEADKLNGLMNKLLAFTQIENKAIQLNSEKVNITDFIESTVESHRLKHPDFDFTFDVSGFKSFVTDPVLLGSLFDNLAENAYKYSPIQRKRLHISARLIKGKVVFRFTDQGIGIPSSEINNIFKKFFRIQNQYNQNGSVGLGLAFCKELVNFMSGEITVKSKVDKGTEFKIVLPYND; this is translated from the coding sequence ATGTCTTCAGAGAAGAAAAGCGGTTATCGTAAGAATTTTCCCTTAATACTCACTTTCATCATCTTGATGCTAGTGCTGTTTATGTTGTCGCTTTTGTTAGCTTATAGGTTTAGCACAAAATATATTGAAAACCAATTTGTCTCTGAAAAAGTAAATGTGCTTGAACAAAGCATTAGGCCGTACAACGATTTCTTTCAAAAAAAACTACCCGAGGTTTCCTATTATAATGGTTATTTGGACTCTGCAACTGCATCCAATTTTGTTGATACTGTATTGCTGGAATATCCATTTGTTTCTAAGGTTGTATTTTATGATTCAGAAGTTAAAAACACTCCGGTAACAGATGGCCTAAATATCGGAAGGTTCTCATTCGGCCCCAAGAGTATTTACCAGTTCGGAAGTCTTGTTCCGATGGATTCCGTTAAGCTTTTTTCTAGGGATAATACTCATAATTTTATTGCAGGAGATGATTTTAATGCTCTTGCATTAAAACTGGTTACTTACATTGAAAGTTTGGATACCAGTAGGGTGCCCAGTCAGGATGAGTTGTTTAGTAACTTTAGCAATGTACGATCCAACAAGATCACCTACTTGAATATACCGAGGATGGATGATCTGAAAATGTACAAAACAATGATGAGAAGGGCTTTAAATCCGCAGCCAATTTATCAGCAGGATATGCTTTCCTTTCAATTGGATCCATATAAGATTAAGATCATTAACTCAAGACCGTTACTTTATCAGTATATAAAAATTGAACCTTTAACCTACGATCCTCTTGAAACATCTTCATTATATGTAACTACCGAGATAACATTGCCAGGACCATTTTCAGATTATAAACTTTATTTTATTTCTTCCAAGTCATTTATTGATAAAGAAATTCTTAGTTATTTTTTGCCAATAGCTTTAGGGGTCTTGTTGTTTTACAGCATATTAGTGTTGGTAGCGTTTCTTATCTACAGAAATCTAAACATTAATCAGAAGATGTTTAAACTGCAGTATGATTTTATGAATAATCTTACCCATGAGTTTAAAACCCCGGTAAGTGTAATTAAGATTGCTGGAAATAATATTAAAAGTGCTTCAAATCTTACAGATAGAGAATTAAAACTTTATGGGAAAATTCTTGATGAAGAGGCTGATAAACTGAATGGTTTAATGAATAAGCTACTCGCTTTTACCCAAATAGAGAATAAGGCCATTCAATTAAACTCGGAGAAAGTTAATATTACTGATTTTATTGAAAGTACAGTTGAATCTCACCGACTAAAGCATCCAGATTTTGACTTTACTTTTGATGTGAGCGGATTCAAATCTTTTGTTACTGATCCGGTACTATTGGGGAGTTTGTTTGATAACCTGGCAGAAAATGCATATAAGTATTCGCCTATACAACGGAAACGCCTTCACATTTCTGCCAGACTGATTAAAGGGAAAGTAGTTTTCAGATTTACAGATCAGGGGATAGGGATTCCTTCCTCAGAAATTAATAATATATTTAAAAAGTTTTTCCGCATACAAAACCAGTACAACCAAAATGGAAGCGTTGGTCTGGGTTTGGCTTTCTGTAAGGAACTTGTTAACTTTATGAGTGGCGAGATTACAGTAAAAAGTAAGGTTGATAAAGGAACAGAGTTTAAAATTGTATTGCCATATAATGATTAA
- a CDS encoding response regulator transcription factor — protein sequence MSKGIKILIVEDDENLRFLVVHRLKAEGYDVLEVGDGLAAEKMILEEQPDIVLLDWMLPGKQGAEVCEEVRKQGFENLIIMMTAKAQDVDKIDAYNFGASDYVTKPFNMDVLVAMLDSKVKYLLNNDRSEVHRFGNMEHHPNIHTLFRNGKKIELTILENRILLYFLRNPNKVINRDELMLVVWGYNSDVNTRTLDMHIVRLRKKIELNPDNPQLLQTVRGVGYRFNPA from the coding sequence ATGTCTAAGGGAATTAAAATACTGATTGTTGAAGATGATGAGAATTTGCGCTTTTTGGTGGTACATCGCTTAAAAGCCGAAGGCTATGATGTTTTGGAGGTGGGCGATGGTTTAGCCGCCGAAAAGATGATATTAGAGGAGCAACCAGATATTGTTCTTTTAGATTGGATGTTGCCAGGTAAACAGGGAGCTGAGGTTTGTGAGGAAGTACGTAAACAAGGCTTTGAGAATCTAATTATTATGATGACTGCCAAAGCCCAGGATGTAGATAAAATTGATGCATACAACTTTGGTGCTTCTGATTATGTAACTAAACCATTTAATATGGATGTATTGGTTGCAATGCTAGATAGTAAGGTTAAATATTTGCTTAATAATGACCGTTCAGAAGTTCATCGTTTTGGCAACATGGAACATCATCCTAATATCCATACACTATTTAGAAATGGGAAGAAAATAGAGCTTACAATTCTTGAAAACAGAATTTTACTTTATTTCTTAAGAAATCCGAATAAAGTGATTAACAGAGATGAGCTTATGCTGGTTGTTTGGGGATACAACTCTGATGTGAACACCAGAACTCTTGATATGCACATTGTGCGCCTACGCAAAAAAATAGAGCTTAATCCGGATAACCCGCAGTTGCTTCAAACTGTAAGAGGTGTGGGATATCGCTTTAATCCTGCTTAG